A genomic stretch from Mycobacterium malmoense includes:
- a CDS encoding MaoC family dehydratase: MPIDVEVALAAELDPIEFSWTSSDVQLYHLGLGAGADPMDPRELRYLVDDTPQVLPTFGNVAATFHMTKPPAVQFPGIDIELSKVLHASERVEVPGPLPPSGSARAVTRFTDIWDKGKAAVIWSETTVTTPDGTPLWTQKRSIFARGEGGFGGSRGPSTSDTAPDRAPDLEVEVPILPQQALLYRLCGDRNPLHSDPEFAAAAGFPKPILHGLCTYGMTCKAITDALLDGDAGAVAAYGARFAGVAFPGETLKVGIWKDSTSSQGRFLASVVAPSRDNAVVLGGVELVPA; encoded by the coding sequence ATGCCGATCGACGTAGAAGTCGCGCTGGCCGCCGAGCTGGATCCGATCGAATTCTCTTGGACCAGCAGCGATGTGCAGCTTTATCACCTGGGGCTTGGCGCCGGCGCGGATCCGATGGATCCGCGCGAGCTGCGCTACCTGGTCGACGACACGCCCCAGGTGCTTCCGACGTTCGGCAACGTCGCCGCCACCTTCCACATGACCAAACCGCCGGCGGTGCAATTTCCCGGCATCGACATCGAGCTGAGCAAGGTGCTGCACGCCAGCGAGCGGGTCGAGGTGCCCGGGCCGCTGCCGCCGTCGGGCTCCGCCCGGGCTGTCACCCGGTTCACCGACATCTGGGACAAGGGCAAGGCCGCCGTCATCTGGAGCGAGACGACGGTGACCACGCCCGACGGCACCCCGCTGTGGACGCAGAAGCGGTCGATCTTCGCCCGCGGCGAAGGCGGTTTCGGCGGGTCCCGCGGGCCGTCCACGTCGGACACTGCGCCGGACCGGGCGCCCGATTTGGAAGTCGAAGTGCCGATACTGCCGCAGCAGGCGCTGCTCTACCGGCTCTGCGGTGACCGTAACCCGCTGCATTCCGATCCCGAATTCGCCGCCGCCGCAGGCTTTCCCAAGCCCATCCTGCATGGCCTGTGCACCTACGGCATGACCTGTAAGGCGATCACCGACGCGCTGCTGGACGGCGACGCCGGGGCGGTCGCCGCCTACGGCGCACGCTTCGCCGGCGTGGCCTTTCCCGGCGAAACGCTCAAGGTCGGCATCTGGAAGGACTCGACGTCTTCCCAAGGCCGGTTCTTGGCCAGCGTTGTCGCGCCTTCGCGCGACAACGCTGTGGTGCTCGGCGGCGTCGAGCTCGTCCCGGCCTAG
- a CDS encoding lipid-transfer protein, whose translation MLSGKAAIVGIGATDFSKDSGRSELRLAAEAVLDALDDAGLSPADVDGLTTFTMDTNTEIAVARAVGIGELKFFSKIHYGGGAACATVQQAAVAVATGVADVVVAYRAFNERSGMRFGQVQARLVGDAGAQADSTAADNSFSYPHGLSTPAAQVAMIARRYMHLSGATSRDFGAISVADRKHAAKNPKAYFYEKPITIEDHQNSRWIAEPLRLLDCCQETDGAVAIVVTSAERARDLKHRPAVIEAASQGSSPDQYTMVSYYRPELGLPEMGLVGRQLWAQSGLSPADIQTAVLYDHFTPFTLIQLEELGFCGKGEAKDFIADGAIEVGGRLPINTHGGQLGEAYIHGMNGIAEGVRQLRGTSVNPVPNVEHVLVTAGTGVPTSGLILG comes from the coding sequence ATGTTGTCGGGTAAGGCTGCGATCGTCGGCATCGGTGCCACCGATTTCTCGAAGGACTCCGGCCGCAGCGAACTCCGGTTGGCGGCCGAGGCGGTGCTGGACGCCCTGGACGACGCCGGCCTGAGTCCGGCCGACGTCGACGGGCTGACCACCTTCACGATGGACACCAACACCGAAATCGCGGTCGCGCGCGCGGTGGGCATCGGCGAGCTGAAGTTCTTCTCCAAGATCCACTATGGCGGTGGCGCCGCGTGCGCGACCGTCCAGCAGGCGGCGGTGGCCGTCGCGACGGGAGTGGCCGACGTCGTGGTGGCATACCGGGCGTTCAACGAGCGCTCGGGGATGCGGTTCGGCCAGGTTCAGGCGCGGTTGGTGGGAGACGCTGGCGCCCAGGCCGATTCGACGGCCGCGGACAACTCCTTCTCGTATCCGCACGGCCTTTCCACGCCGGCGGCGCAGGTCGCCATGATCGCCCGGCGCTACATGCACCTGTCCGGCGCGACCAGCCGTGACTTCGGTGCGATCTCGGTGGCCGACCGCAAGCACGCCGCCAAGAACCCCAAGGCGTACTTCTACGAGAAGCCGATAACCATTGAGGATCACCAGAATTCGCGGTGGATCGCCGAGCCGCTGCGGCTGCTGGACTGCTGCCAGGAAACCGACGGCGCGGTCGCAATCGTGGTGACATCGGCGGAGCGCGCGCGGGACCTCAAGCATCGGCCGGCGGTCATCGAGGCGGCGTCGCAGGGTTCCAGCCCCGACCAGTACACGATGGTCAGCTACTACCGGCCCGAACTCGGCCTGCCCGAGATGGGCCTGGTGGGTCGGCAGCTCTGGGCGCAGTCCGGGCTGTCGCCGGCCGACATCCAAACCGCGGTCTTGTACGACCACTTCACGCCGTTCACCCTGATTCAGTTGGAGGAGTTGGGCTTCTGCGGCAAGGGCGAGGCCAAGGACTTCATCGCCGACGGCGCCATCGAGGTGGGCGGGCGGCTTCCCATCAACACGCACGGGGGTCAACTCGGCGAGGCCTACATCCACGGCATGAACGGCATCGCCGAGGGGGTTCGGCAACTGCGCGGCACCTCGGTGAACCCGGTGCCGAACGTGGAGCATGTGCTCGTCACCGCGGGCACCGGCGTGCCGACCTCCGGCCTGATCCTCGGCTGA
- a CDS encoding MaoC family dehydratase produces the protein MSAPVVDVGTVLPELKLYGDPTFIISTALATRDFQDVHHDRDLAQAKGSKDIFVNILTDTGLVQRYVTDWAGPSALIKSIGLRLGVPWYAYDTVTFSGEVTAVGDGLITVKVVGRNSLGDHVIATVTLTMGDA, from the coding sequence ATGAGCGCGCCCGTTGTGGACGTGGGCACGGTGCTGCCCGAGCTGAAGCTGTATGGAGATCCCACGTTCATCATCTCGACGGCCCTGGCCACCAGGGACTTTCAGGACGTCCACCACGACCGCGATTTGGCGCAGGCCAAGGGGTCGAAGGACATCTTCGTCAACATCCTCACCGACACTGGTCTGGTGCAGCGCTACGTCACCGACTGGGCCGGACCGTCGGCGCTCATCAAATCCATCGGCCTTCGGCTCGGGGTGCCGTGGTACGCCTACGACACGGTGACGTTCTCCGGCGAGGTAACCGCCGTGGGCGACGGACTGATCACCGTAAAGGTGGTGGGCCGCAACAGCCTTGGTGATCACGTCATCGCCACCGTGACGCTGACGATGGGGGATGCCTGA
- a CDS encoding bifunctional MaoC family dehydratase N-terminal/OB-fold nucleic acid binding domain-containing protein codes for MTDIQEALAEIKAAGGPKPRAGRDPVNRPTINNWVEAIGDRNPIYVDEAAARAAGHPGIVAPPAMIQVWTMFGLGGERPKDDPMGPIMQLFDDAGYVGVVATNCEQTYHRYLRPGEQVSITSEMGDIVGPKQTALGEGFFVNQHIVWRVGDEDVAEMNWRILKFKPRESSGPAVPADLDPDAMMRPSSSRDTAFFWDGVKAHELRIQRRPDGSLQHPPVPAVWQDKTEPIDYVVAAGKGTVFSFVVHHAPKVPGRTLPFVIALVELEEGVRMLGELRGADPAEVKIGMPVRATYIDFPAGDAGPEWTLYAWEPDT; via the coding sequence ATGACCGACATCCAGGAAGCCCTCGCCGAGATCAAGGCGGCCGGTGGACCCAAGCCGCGCGCCGGCCGTGACCCGGTGAACCGGCCGACGATCAACAACTGGGTGGAGGCGATCGGCGATCGCAACCCCATCTACGTGGACGAGGCCGCGGCCCGCGCCGCCGGACATCCGGGAATCGTCGCCCCGCCGGCGATGATTCAGGTGTGGACGATGTTCGGCCTGGGCGGGGAGCGCCCCAAGGACGATCCGATGGGGCCCATCATGCAGCTGTTCGACGACGCCGGCTATGTCGGCGTCGTCGCCACCAACTGCGAGCAGACGTACCACCGTTACCTGCGGCCCGGCGAGCAGGTCAGCATCACCTCCGAGATGGGCGACATCGTCGGGCCCAAGCAGACCGCGCTCGGGGAAGGCTTCTTCGTCAACCAGCACATCGTCTGGCGGGTCGGTGACGAGGATGTCGCCGAGATGAACTGGCGCATCCTCAAATTCAAGCCGCGCGAGTCTTCTGGCCCGGCCGTGCCCGCCGACCTGGACCCCGACGCCATGATGCGCCCGTCGTCGTCGCGGGACACCGCGTTCTTCTGGGACGGCGTCAAGGCGCACGAACTGCGGATTCAGCGCCGCCCCGACGGCAGCCTGCAGCACCCGCCGGTGCCGGCGGTGTGGCAGGACAAAACCGAGCCGATCGACTATGTGGTGGCCGCAGGCAAGGGCACGGTGTTCAGCTTCGTGGTGCACCACGCGCCGAAGGTGCCCGGCCGCACGCTGCCCTTCGTCATCGCTTTGGTCGAGCTGGAGGAGGGTGTGCGGATGCTGGGCGAGCTGCGCGGGGCGGACCCGGCCGAGGTGAAGATCGGAATGCCCGTGCGCGCAACCTATATCGACTTCCCGGCCGGCGATGCCGGCCCGGAGTGGACCCTCTACGCATGGGAGCCCGACACATGA
- the fadE29 gene encoding acyl-CoA dehydrogenase FadE29, with amino-acid sequence MFIDLTPEQRQLQAELRQYFSNLISSDEMKAMEEDRHNEAYRAVIRRMGRDGKLGVGWPKEFGGLGFGPIEQQIFVNEAHRADVPLPAVTLQTVGPTLQVYGSELQKKKFLPAILAGELHFAIGYTEPEAGTDLASLRTTAVRQGDEYIVNGQKIFTTGAHDADYIWLACRTDPEAVKHKGISILIVDTKDPGYSWTPIILSDGAHHTNATYYNDVRVPADMLVGEENGGWRLITTQLNNERVMLGPAGRFAAIYDRVHAWASKPGGDGVTPIDHDDVKRALGEIHAMWRINELLNWQVAAAGEDINVADAASTKVFGTERVQYVGRLAEEVVGRYGNPAEPDTAELLNWLDSQTKRNLVITFGGGVNEVMREMIAASGLKVPRVPR; translated from the coding sequence ATGTTCATCGACCTGACCCCGGAGCAGCGCCAGCTGCAAGCCGAGTTACGGCAATACTTTTCGAATCTGATCTCGTCCGACGAGATGAAGGCGATGGAGGAGGACCGCCACAACGAGGCGTACCGCGCCGTGATCCGGCGGATGGGCCGGGACGGCAAGCTCGGTGTCGGGTGGCCAAAGGAGTTCGGCGGCCTCGGTTTCGGTCCGATCGAGCAGCAGATCTTCGTCAACGAGGCCCACCGGGCCGACGTGCCGTTGCCGGCCGTGACCCTGCAGACGGTGGGGCCCACGCTGCAGGTCTACGGCAGCGAGCTGCAGAAGAAGAAGTTCCTGCCGGCGATCCTGGCCGGCGAGTTGCACTTCGCGATCGGCTACACCGAGCCGGAGGCCGGCACCGACCTGGCGTCGTTGCGCACCACCGCCGTGCGTCAGGGCGACGAGTACATCGTCAACGGGCAGAAGATCTTCACCACCGGCGCCCACGACGCCGACTACATCTGGCTGGCCTGCCGCACCGACCCGGAAGCCGTGAAGCACAAAGGCATTTCGATCCTGATCGTCGACACGAAGGACCCCGGCTACTCCTGGACGCCGATCATCCTGTCCGACGGCGCCCACCACACCAACGCCACCTACTACAACGACGTGCGGGTGCCGGCCGACATGCTGGTCGGCGAGGAGAACGGCGGATGGCGGCTGATCACCACCCAGCTCAACAACGAGCGGGTGATGCTCGGTCCGGCGGGTCGGTTCGCCGCCATCTACGACCGGGTGCACGCCTGGGCGTCCAAGCCGGGCGGCGATGGCGTCACCCCGATCGACCACGACGACGTCAAGCGCGCGCTCGGCGAGATCCATGCGATGTGGCGGATCAACGAGTTGCTCAACTGGCAGGTGGCCGCGGCGGGTGAGGACATCAACGTGGCCGACGCCGCGTCGACGAAAGTCTTTGGCACCGAGCGTGTGCAGTACGTCGGCCGGCTCGCCGAGGAAGTCGTCGGCAGGTACGGTAACCCCGCCGAGCCGGACACCGCCGAGCTGCTCAACTGGCTGGACTCCCAGACCAAGCGCAACCTGGTGATCACCTTCGGTGGGGGCGTGAACGAAGTCATGCGCGAAATGATCGCGGCCTCAGGCCTCAAGGTGCCGCGGGTTCCTCGATGA
- a CDS encoding acyl-CoA dehydrogenase family protein, with protein MDFNLTATQQAVADVVTSVLDRDTSWTALVDGGVTALPVPERLGGDGVGLPEVATVLTEVGRHGAITPALATLGLGVVPLLDLASDEQQDRFLGGVSEGGVLTAALNEPGAALPDRPATTFTDGRLSGTKIGVAYAGQADWMVVTADSAVVVVSPKADGVQLVPTPTSNGSDEYTVTFADVAVADVLAGATAHRVNQLALAAMGAYADGLVAGALRLTADYVANRKQFGKPLSTFQTVAAQLSEVYIASRTIDLAAKSVVWRLSEGRDADDDLDVLGYWVASQAPPVMQTCHHLHGGMGMDITYPMHRYYSTIKDLTRLLGGPSLRLDLVGAQCSST; from the coding sequence ATGGATTTCAATCTCACCGCGACACAACAGGCCGTCGCCGACGTGGTCACGTCCGTGCTGGACCGGGATACCTCGTGGACGGCTTTGGTCGACGGCGGTGTGACGGCGCTGCCGGTGCCCGAACGCCTCGGCGGCGACGGCGTGGGCCTGCCCGAGGTCGCGACGGTGCTGACCGAAGTGGGTCGCCACGGCGCCATCACGCCCGCACTGGCCACACTGGGCCTTGGCGTGGTGCCGCTGCTCGACCTGGCCTCCGATGAACAACAGGACCGTTTCCTGGGCGGGGTCTCCGAGGGCGGGGTGTTGACCGCGGCGCTCAACGAACCCGGCGCGGCGCTGCCCGACCGGCCCGCCACCACCTTCACCGACGGGCGGTTGTCGGGCACCAAAATCGGTGTCGCCTATGCGGGACAAGCGGATTGGATGGTCGTCACCGCCGACAGTGCCGTCGTGGTGGTATCGCCCAAGGCCGACGGTGTGCAGCTGGTCCCCACGCCGACGTCGAACGGTTCCGACGAGTACACGGTCACGTTCGCCGATGTTGCCGTCGCCGACGTGCTGGCCGGTGCCACTGCACACCGGGTCAACCAGCTCGCGCTGGCGGCGATGGGTGCCTACGCCGACGGGTTGGTGGCCGGGGCGCTGCGGCTGACCGCCGACTATGTGGCCAACCGCAAGCAATTCGGCAAGCCGTTGTCCACCTTCCAGACCGTGGCCGCGCAGCTCTCCGAGGTCTACATCGCCTCGCGCACCATCGATTTGGCGGCGAAGTCGGTGGTGTGGCGGCTGTCAGAAGGGCGGGACGCCGATGACGACCTGGACGTCCTCGGGTACTGGGTGGCGTCGCAGGCGCCGCCGGTGATGCAGACCTGCCATCATCTGCACGGCGGCATGGGGATGGACATCACGTATCCCATGCACCGGTACTACTCCACGATCAAGGACCTGACCCGGCTGCTGGGCGGCCCGTCGCTGCGACTCGACCTGGTGGGAGCGCAATGTTCATCGACCTGA
- a CDS encoding cytochrome P450, giving the protein MPSPNLPPGFDFTDPDIYVERLPIEEFAEVRATVPIWWNEQAPGEGGGFNDGGFWAITKLNDVKEISRRSDVFSSYENGVIPRFKNDIAREDIEVQRFVMLNMDAPHHTRLRKIISRGFTPRAVGRLEDELRQRAQNIAKTAATAGSGDFVEQVSCELPLQAIAGLLGVPQEDRDKLFRWSNEMTGNDDPEYADTDPKATSAELIMYAMKMAEERGKNPGDDIVTQLIQADIDGEKLSDDEFGFFVVMLAVAGNETTRNSITQGMMAFADFPDQWELYKKERPGTAADEIVRWATPVTCFQRTALEDYELSGVQIKKGQRVIMFYRSANFDEEIFEDPYTFNILRDPNPHVGFGGTGAHYCIGANLARMTINLIFNAVADHMPDLTPISKPERLRSGWLNGIKHWQVDYTGQCPVAH; this is encoded by the coding sequence GTGCCCAGCCCCAATCTTCCGCCCGGGTTCGATTTCACCGACCCCGACATCTACGTTGAGCGGTTGCCGATCGAAGAATTTGCCGAGGTGCGAGCGACCGTGCCGATCTGGTGGAACGAACAGGCTCCAGGCGAAGGCGGCGGTTTCAACGACGGCGGCTTCTGGGCGATCACCAAACTCAACGACGTCAAGGAGATATCGCGGCGCAGCGACGTCTTCTCCAGTTACGAGAACGGCGTGATCCCCCGCTTCAAGAACGACATCGCGCGCGAGGACATCGAGGTTCAGCGCTTCGTCATGCTCAACATGGACGCGCCGCACCACACTCGGCTGCGCAAGATCATCTCCCGCGGTTTCACACCGCGGGCCGTCGGCCGCCTGGAGGACGAACTGCGGCAGCGCGCGCAGAACATCGCCAAGACGGCCGCGACCGCCGGTTCCGGTGACTTCGTCGAGCAGGTGTCCTGCGAGCTGCCGCTGCAGGCGATCGCCGGTTTGCTCGGCGTGCCGCAGGAGGACCGCGACAAGCTGTTCCGCTGGTCGAACGAGATGACCGGCAATGACGACCCCGAGTACGCCGACACCGATCCCAAGGCCACGTCCGCGGAACTGATCATGTACGCGATGAAGATGGCCGAAGAGCGGGGCAAGAATCCGGGCGATGACATCGTGACCCAGCTGATCCAGGCCGACATCGACGGTGAAAAGCTCTCCGATGACGAGTTTGGCTTCTTCGTGGTGATGCTCGCGGTCGCCGGCAACGAGACCACCCGGAACTCCATCACGCAGGGAATGATGGCGTTTGCCGACTTCCCCGACCAGTGGGAGCTCTACAAGAAGGAGCGCCCAGGGACCGCTGCCGACGAGATCGTCCGCTGGGCCACCCCGGTCACCTGTTTCCAGCGCACCGCGCTGGAGGACTACGAGTTGTCCGGTGTGCAGATCAAGAAGGGCCAGCGGGTGATCATGTTCTACCGGTCGGCCAACTTCGACGAAGAGATCTTCGAGGATCCCTACACCTTTAACATCTTGCGGGATCCCAACCCGCACGTCGGTTTCGGCGGCACCGGTGCGCATTACTGCATCGGCGCCAACCTGGCCCGCATGACGATCAACCTGATCTTCAACGCCGTGGCCGATCACATGCCGGACCTCACGCCGATCTCGAAGCCCGAGCGGCTGCGGTCGGGCTGGCTCAACGGCATCAAGCACTGGCAGGTCGACTACACCGGCCAGTGCCCAGTGGCGCATTGA
- a CDS encoding steroid 3-ketoacyl-CoA thiolase, with the protein MGNPVIVEATRSPIGKRNGWLSGLHATELLGAVQKALVEKAGLDSGFVAGDVEQVIGGCVTQYGEQSNNISRVAWLTAGLPDHVGATTVDCQCGSGQQANHLIAGLIAIGAIDIGIACGIEAMSRVGLGANAGPDRAAIRAESWDIDLPDQFTAAERIAKRRGITREDIDAFGLESQLRAKRAWDEGRFDREISPIVAPVLDENKRPTSERAPVTRDQGLRDTTLEGLSQLKPVIEGGIHTAGTSSQISDGAAAVLWMDEDKARALGLRPRARIVSQANVGAEPYYHLDGPVQSTAKVLEKAGMKIGDIDLTEINEAFASVVLSWARVHEPDMARVNVNGGAIALGHPVGCTGSRLITTALHELERTDQSTALITMCAGGALSTGTIIERI; encoded by the coding sequence ATGGGTAACCCGGTAATCGTCGAAGCCACCCGCAGCCCGATTGGCAAACGCAACGGATGGCTGTCAGGACTGCACGCCACCGAGCTGCTGGGCGCGGTGCAGAAGGCACTGGTGGAGAAGGCCGGCCTGGATAGCGGCTTTGTCGCCGGCGACGTCGAGCAGGTCATCGGTGGCTGCGTGACGCAGTACGGCGAGCAGTCCAACAACATCAGCCGCGTCGCGTGGCTGACCGCGGGCCTGCCCGACCACGTCGGCGCCACGACGGTGGACTGTCAGTGCGGCAGCGGGCAGCAGGCCAACCACCTGATCGCCGGGTTGATCGCCATCGGCGCCATCGACATCGGCATCGCCTGCGGCATCGAGGCGATGAGCCGGGTCGGCCTGGGCGCCAACGCCGGTCCGGACCGCGCGGCCATCCGCGCCGAGTCGTGGGACATCGATTTGCCCGACCAGTTCACCGCCGCCGAGCGGATCGCCAAGCGTCGCGGCATCACCCGCGAGGACATCGACGCCTTTGGGCTGGAGTCGCAGCTGCGCGCCAAGCGGGCGTGGGACGAGGGTCGCTTCGATCGCGAGATCTCCCCGATCGTGGCGCCGGTGCTCGACGAGAACAAGCGACCGACCTCCGAGCGGGCGCCCGTGACCCGCGATCAGGGCCTGCGGGACACCACGCTGGAGGGGTTGAGCCAGCTCAAGCCGGTCATCGAGGGCGGGATCCACACGGCGGGCACGTCGTCGCAGATCTCCGACGGTGCGGCCGCGGTGCTGTGGATGGACGAGGACAAGGCCAGGGCGCTGGGCTTAAGGCCGCGCGCGCGGATCGTCAGCCAGGCCAACGTCGGCGCGGAGCCCTACTACCACCTGGACGGTCCGGTGCAGTCGACGGCGAAGGTGCTGGAGAAGGCCGGGATGAAGATCGGCGACATCGACCTCACCGAGATCAACGAGGCGTTCGCATCCGTGGTGCTGTCGTGGGCGCGGGTGCACGAGCCCGACATGGCCAGGGTGAACGTCAACGGCGGCGCGATCGCGCTGGGCCACCCGGTGGGCTGCACCGGCAGCCGGCTGATTACCACCGCTTTGCACGAGCTGGAGCGAACCGACCAGAGCACCGCGCTGATCACCATGTGCGCGGGCGGCGCCCTGTCCACCGGGACCATCATCGAGCGGATTTAG
- a CDS encoding nitroreductase family deazaflavin-dependent oxidoreductase, which yields MEKPRTLNAPWVGFFIKWMSRANTWLYRRSNGKLGGTFQKRPVALLTTTGRKTGEPRLSPLLYLREGDRVILVASQGGREKNPLWYLNLKADPKVSVQIKGEVLQLRARDATAEERAKYWPKLVAMYPSFEDYQSWTDRVIPIVICEP from the coding sequence ATGGAAAAACCACGCACATTGAATGCGCCCTGGGTTGGCTTCTTCATCAAGTGGATGTCCCGGGCCAATACTTGGCTCTACCGGCGCAGCAACGGAAAGCTCGGCGGTACTTTCCAGAAGCGTCCGGTCGCGCTCCTAACTACAACCGGCCGCAAGACCGGTGAACCGCGGCTGAGCCCGCTGCTTTACCTGCGCGAGGGCGACCGGGTGATTCTGGTCGCATCCCAGGGCGGCCGCGAGAAGAACCCGTTGTGGTATCTCAACCTCAAGGCAGACCCGAAAGTGTCTGTGCAGATCAAAGGCGAGGTGCTGCAGTTGCGGGCGCGTGACGCCACCGCCGAAGAGCGTGCTAAGTACTGGCCGAAGTTGGTGGCCATGTATCCCTCATTCGAGGACTACCAGTCGTGGACCGATCGGGTGATCCCGATCGTGATCTGCGAGCCCTGA
- a CDS encoding IS110 family transposase, with amino-acid sequence MSEYDGKQFVGIDLHRQRSVIVRQTDTGEQLSVVRIVNDPVVLGLEIERAGSSPEVVLEATYGWYWAVDVLQAAGASVHLAHPLGVKGFRYRRVKNDVRDANDLADLLRMNRLPEAWIAPPATRELRELVRYRAKLVALRSGLKAQVHAVLAKAGVLIVASDLFGMTARKHLERTPLSGVYAQKVASLLHLIDMFDAEEQALAARIATELRRHDGYHAIQALPGVGPVLAAIFVAEIGDVHRFPDPDRLCCWAGLTPRHYESDTVVHRGHITKQGSKLVRWAAVEAIQRKTTAKITADKDRIAARRGKNIAKIAAARKLLTLVYYGLRDERIRALAKDAA; translated from the coding sequence ATGAGTGAGTATGACGGAAAACAGTTCGTCGGGATTGATCTGCATCGTCAACGTTCGGTGATTGTCCGCCAAACCGATACTGGCGAGCAGCTCTCGGTGGTTCGGATCGTCAACGATCCCGTGGTGTTGGGGCTAGAGATCGAGCGGGCCGGATCGAGCCCGGAGGTGGTGCTCGAAGCGACCTACGGTTGGTATTGGGCAGTCGATGTCCTTCAGGCGGCCGGCGCGAGCGTGCATTTAGCACATCCATTGGGTGTCAAGGGATTCCGTTATCGCCGAGTAAAAAACGACGTGCGCGATGCTAATGATCTGGCGGATCTGCTGCGGATGAACCGGTTACCGGAGGCATGGATCGCGCCGCCGGCGACGCGGGAGCTGCGTGAGCTGGTCCGTTACCGCGCCAAGCTGGTGGCGCTGCGGTCGGGTTTGAAAGCCCAGGTGCACGCCGTGCTCGCTAAGGCCGGGGTGTTGATCGTGGCCTCGGACCTGTTCGGCATGACTGCCCGCAAGCACCTAGAACGCACACCATTGTCCGGTGTGTACGCCCAGAAGGTGGCCTCGCTGCTGCACCTGATCGACATGTTCGATGCCGAGGAGCAAGCCCTGGCAGCCCGCATCGCCACCGAATTGCGTCGCCACGACGGTTACCATGCGATCCAAGCGTTGCCCGGTGTCGGGCCGGTCTTGGCGGCCATCTTTGTCGCCGAGATCGGCGACGTGCACCGATTCCCCGATCCTGATCGACTATGTTGCTGGGCGGGGCTGACACCACGTCACTACGAGTCTGACACCGTGGTCCATCGCGGGCATATCACCAAACAGGGATCCAAGCTGGTGCGTTGGGCGGCCGTCGAGGCGATTCAACGCAAGACCACGGCGAAGATCACCGCCGACAAAGACCGGATCGCGGCCCGGCGCGGAAAAAACATCGCCAAGATCGCCGCGGCTCGCAAGCTGCTCACCCTGGTCTATTACGGCCTGCGTGACGAACGTATCCGTGCACTGGCCAAGGACGCAGCGTGA
- a CDS encoding nitroreductase family deazaflavin-dependent oxidoreductase: MPKSPPRFLNAPYTDFLLKWMSRINTFMYRRNGGEGLGGTFQKIPVALLITTGRKSGEPRVSPLYFLRDGDRVIVAASKGGAAKNPQWYLNLKANPKVQVQIKKEVLDLTARDATDDERAKYWPRLVDMYPSYEDYQSWTDRTIPIVICEP; this comes from the coding sequence ATGCCGAAATCACCGCCGCGGTTTCTGAACGCGCCGTACACCGACTTCCTGCTCAAGTGGATGTCGCGCATCAACACGTTCATGTACCGGCGTAACGGCGGAGAGGGCCTGGGTGGCACCTTCCAGAAGATTCCCGTGGCCCTGCTGATCACCACCGGCCGCAAGTCCGGCGAGCCCCGAGTGAGCCCGCTGTATTTTCTGCGCGACGGTGATCGGGTGATCGTCGCGGCATCGAAGGGTGGTGCGGCGAAGAACCCGCAATGGTACCTCAACCTCAAGGCCAATCCCAAGGTGCAGGTGCAGATCAAGAAAGAAGTGCTCGACCTGACCGCGCGGGACGCCACCGACGACGAGCGCGCTAAGTACTGGCCGCGGTTGGTGGACATGTACCCCTCCTACGAGGACTACCAGTCCTGGACCGACCGGACGATTCCGATCGTCATCTGCGAACCATAA